One Dictyoglomus thermophilum H-6-12 DNA window includes the following coding sequences:
- a CDS encoding cysteine hydrolase family protein, with product MRPALIIVDMVVDFVTGKFGNPYAQGIVPNIRLLIDKAHEKNIPVIYLRDAHTEEDKELSLWGKHAMEGDKGSEIIPELSPQEGDYVIKKKVYSGFYKTNLEEVLRNLNVDTVILTGTSTHICVLHNSADAFFRGFEVIVVSDATASFVPEEHERALKYMKDIHNAKIYTTQELLEILER from the coding sequence GTGCGTCCTGCATTGATAATTGTAGATATGGTGGTTGATTTTGTAACTGGCAAATTTGGTAATCCTTATGCTCAAGGGATTGTTCCTAATATTAGACTTCTTATTGATAAGGCTCATGAAAAGAATATTCCAGTAATCTATTTGCGGGATGCTCACACAGAAGAAGATAAAGAACTTTCTCTATGGGGAAAACATGCTATGGAAGGAGATAAAGGTTCTGAGATTATTCCTGAACTTTCTCCTCAAGAGGGCGATTATGTAATTAAAAAGAAAGTATATAGTGGATTTTATAAGACTAATCTTGAGGAAGTTCTTAGGAATTTGAATGTGGATACAGTAATATTAACAGGTACAAGCACCCATATTTGTGTACTTCATAATTCCGCCGATGCCTTTTTTAGAGGTTTTGAGGTTATAGTGGTTTCTGATGCTACAGCTTCTTTTGTTCCTGAGGAACATGAGAGGGCTTTAAAATATATGAAAGATATTCATAATGCGAAAATATATACTACACAAGAATTATTAGAAATATTGGAGAGATAG
- a CDS encoding secondary thiamine-phosphate synthase enzyme YjbQ, whose protein sequence is MFYEISVSTPQKTALVDVTERIEEVVKESKIKNGICFIYVPHTTCGILINENYDPSVVRDILNTYERIVPQNLPYTHLEGNSPAHIKSTIVGVNTFVFIRDGKLKLGTWQGIFLAEFDGPRYRKLWIDIIEDRD, encoded by the coding sequence ATGTTTTATGAAATATCTGTATCTACACCTCAGAAAACTGCCCTTGTGGATGTCACTGAAAGGATAGAAGAGGTTGTTAAAGAGAGTAAGATAAAGAATGGAATTTGTTTTATTTATGTGCCTCATACTACTTGTGGAATTTTAATAAATGAAAATTATGATCCAAGCGTTGTGAGGGATATATTAAATACTTATGAGAGGATAGTTCCCCAAAATTTACCATATACCCATTTAGAAGGAAATTCTCCAGCTCATATTAAATCTACTATAGTTGGAGTTAATACCTTCGTTTTTATTAGAGATGGAAAATTAAAACTTGGTACTTGGCAGGGGATATTTCTTGCAGAATTTGATGGTCCAAGATATAGAAAGCTTTGGATTGACATAATAGAAGATAGGGATTAG
- a CDS encoding RtcB family protein, which produces MGNEWKGKIIKIDDYRFMIPKDYKPLMRVDGIIFADDKLMEDILKDQSPEQVANVASLPGIIKHSLAMPDIHWGYGFPIGGVAAMKKKGGVISPGGVGYDINCGVRLIRTNLTKEDVVPRLKELVDALFDKIPAGVGSEGDLRVKGKELDEVLEKGAQWAVKQGYGWKEDLEHIEERGRLIYANPDKVSKKAKERGEFQLGTLGSGNHFLEVQVVSRIFEPEIADKLGLFPDQIVVMVHTGSRGLGHQVAEDYIRVMKGAMKKYGIEVPDIQLACAPFDSPEGQDYFSAMCAAANFAWANRQMITHWVREVFEEIFRESAESLGMKLIYDVAHNIAKLEEHDVDGKLEEVVVHRKGATRAFPAGHPDLPEDYKDIGQPVIIPGDMGRSSFVLIGTQKAMELAFGSTCHGAGRTQSRSQLLKSGRRAYEIEQELLEKGILVRAASKSSLVEEASEAYKNVVDVVNVVHNAGLSKRVAQMKPIAVIKG; this is translated from the coding sequence ATGGGCAACGAATGGAAAGGAAAAATCATTAAGATAGATGACTATAGATTTATGATTCCAAAAGACTATAAGCCTTTAATGAGAGTAGATGGGATAATTTTTGCTGATGACAAACTTATGGAGGATATTCTTAAAGATCAATCTCCTGAACAAGTAGCAAACGTAGCATCACTTCCTGGTATAATTAAACATTCTTTAGCAATGCCTGATATTCATTGGGGGTATGGCTTCCCCATTGGCGGAGTAGCTGCTATGAAGAAAAAAGGAGGAGTCATATCTCCAGGAGGAGTTGGGTATGATATTAACTGTGGAGTCAGACTTATAAGAACAAATCTTACTAAAGAGGATGTAGTGCCAAGGCTTAAAGAACTTGTAGATGCCTTATTTGATAAAATACCCGCAGGGGTAGGTTCTGAAGGAGATCTAAGAGTAAAAGGAAAAGAACTTGATGAAGTCTTAGAAAAAGGAGCTCAATGGGCTGTAAAACAAGGATATGGATGGAAAGAAGATTTAGAACATATAGAAGAAAGAGGAAGATTAATTTATGCTAATCCGGATAAAGTCTCGAAAAAAGCAAAAGAAAGAGGAGAATTCCAACTTGGAACCCTTGGATCAGGTAATCACTTTCTTGAAGTACAAGTAGTAAGTAGAATCTTTGAGCCAGAGATTGCAGATAAACTTGGTCTATTCCCTGATCAGATAGTAGTAATGGTACATACAGGATCCCGAGGATTAGGACACCAGGTAGCAGAAGATTACATTAGGGTAATGAAAGGTGCAATGAAAAAATATGGAATTGAAGTACCTGATATCCAACTTGCTTGTGCTCCTTTTGACTCTCCCGAAGGGCAAGATTACTTCTCAGCAATGTGCGCTGCTGCAAACTTTGCATGGGCAAATAGACAAATGATTACTCATTGGGTAAGAGAGGTATTTGAAGAAATATTTAGAGAAAGTGCAGAATCCCTTGGTATGAAGTTAATATATGATGTAGCCCATAATATTGCAAAACTTGAAGAACACGATGTAGATGGAAAACTTGAGGAGGTAGTAGTACATAGGAAAGGAGCAACAAGAGCTTTTCCTGCTGGACATCCAGATCTACCAGAAGACTATAAAGATATAGGACAACCAGTAATAATTCCTGGAGATATGGGAAGATCATCTTTTGTTTTAATAGGTACTCAAAAAGCTATGGAACTTGCCTTTGGATCCACATGTCATGGGGCAGGAAGAACCCAAAGTAGAAGCCAACTTTTAAAAAGTGGAAGAAGGGCCTATGAAATTGAACAAGAGCTTTTAGAAAAAGGAATTCTGGTAAGAGCTGCTTCCAAATCCTCTCTTGTGGAAGAGGCCTCAGAAGCATACAAAAATGTAGTAGATGTGGTTAATGTAGTTCACAATGCTGGACTTTCTAAGAGAGTAGCTCAGATGAAACCAATTGCTGTAATCAAGGGATAA
- the traF gene encoding conjugal transfer protein TraF: MRKLFVLTILLLGVLSIGYAQVFGSFTEGPTTGWSPKAIGMGGAFVAVEGDINGATYNPAFAARLPNSQLLISYQYIGLVPDSLGFGQVNMTGNLLSFAVPDNGLWASAIYYTRIAPQEDLGVSYSENVISYSAAKILFNNLALGVNIKRLWVSLPQPYVGDGIGLDLGLIFRLTHNFKIGVTVYNLYSNVYWYNGEEGYHESVSTTVKAGISYQTDRFTIAGDVDFPDLTYHVGGEYIINKNLAVRLGWNIDSPTFGIGFKKDNIALDYAMLYSLRLGGVYHRVGLNMSF; encoded by the coding sequence ATGCGAAAATTGTTTGTTTTAACCATATTATTATTGGGAGTTCTTTCTATAGGCTATGCTCAGGTTTTTGGTAGCTTTACTGAGGGTCCTACTACGGGGTGGAGTCCAAAGGCAATAGGTATGGGGGGTGCTTTTGTAGCTGTTGAAGGAGATATTAATGGCGCAACATATAATCCTGCTTTTGCAGCAAGATTGCCAAATTCGCAGCTTTTAATATCTTATCAATATATAGGGTTAGTTCCTGATAGTTTGGGCTTCGGACAGGTAAATATGACGGGTAATTTACTTTCTTTCGCAGTTCCAGACAATGGTCTTTGGGCCTCTGCAATTTATTATACCCGTATTGCGCCTCAAGAGGATTTAGGAGTTTCTTATTCAGAAAATGTAATTAGTTATTCTGCGGCAAAGATTTTATTTAATAATCTTGCCTTAGGTGTTAATATAAAGAGGCTTTGGGTTTCATTACCTCAGCCTTATGTTGGAGATGGCATAGGCTTGGATTTGGGGTTAATTTTTAGACTTACACATAATTTTAAAATTGGAGTTACTGTTTACAATTTGTACAGTAATGTATATTGGTATAATGGTGAAGAAGGTTATCATGAGAGTGTATCTACAACAGTTAAAGCAGGTATTTCGTATCAAACAGATAGATTTACCATAGCAGGTGATGTTGATTTTCCCGATTTAACTTATCATGTTGGAGGAGAATATATTATAAATAAAAATTTAGCTGTTAGGTTAGGATGGAACATAGATTCTCCTACTTTTGGGATTGGATTTAAGAAGGATAATATAGCTCTTGATTACGCCATGTTATATTCATTAAGACTTGGGGGAGTTTATCATAGAGTTGGCTTGAATATGAGTTTTTAG